A single genomic interval of Chryseobacterium paludis harbors:
- the ribA gene encoding GTP cyclohydrolase II — MIKIQAEANVPTEHGTFRMIAFSENENDWMPHMAIIAENTDFSKPVNVRFHSECITGEVFHSKKCECGQQLDAAMKYIHENGGIIIYLRQEGRNIGIINKLKAYSLQEKGFDTVEANLQLGLPADDRNFNVAIEILNVLEVKDINLLTNNPEKVKYVTESNIHLNSRIPLQIPANDISRGYLQTKKDYFGHLLDDNDN, encoded by the coding sequence ATGATTAAAATTCAAGCGGAAGCAAACGTTCCTACGGAACATGGAACTTTCCGAATGATCGCTTTCTCTGAAAACGAAAATGACTGGATGCCTCATATGGCAATCATCGCTGAAAACACAGACTTTTCAAAACCAGTCAATGTACGTTTCCACTCAGAATGTATTACCGGTGAAGTGTTCCATTCAAAAAAATGTGAATGTGGGCAGCAATTAGATGCTGCAATGAAATATATCCATGAAAATGGGGGGATTATTATTTATCTTCGTCAGGAAGGAAGAAATATTGGGATTATTAATAAGTTAAAGGCTTATTCTCTACAGGAAAAAGGATTTGATACTGTAGAAGCCAATTTACAGCTTGGCCTTCCCGCAGATGACAGAAATTTCAATGTAGCCATTGAAATTTTAAATGTCCTGGAGGTAAAAGATATTAATCTCCTAACGAATAATCCTGAAAAGGTAAAATATGTTACAGAAAGTAATATACACCTTAACTCAAGGATTCCTTTACAAATCCCTGCTAATGACATTAGCAGAGGCTACCTACAGACAAAAAAAGATTATTTTGGTCATCTACTGGATGACAATGATAATTAA
- a CDS encoding DUF4254 domain-containing protein: MNFTETAWKVFNQSIEDYHVFDDVNNLINNPFEKDSLERILYAKNWIDTVQWHLEDIIRDENINPVEALQLKRTIDASNQQRTDLVEFIDSWFLNKFKNITPKPHAKINTETPAWAVDRLSILALKVYHMSLEANRESASEEHRLNCQAKLDVLLIQKEDLSTSINQLLTDIENGDVKMKVYKQMKMYNDESLNPILYQKGQQK, encoded by the coding sequence ATGAATTTCACAGAGACTGCATGGAAAGTCTTCAATCAATCTATTGAAGACTACCACGTATTTGATGACGTTAACAATCTAATTAATAATCCTTTCGAAAAAGACAGTTTGGAACGAATTTTGTACGCAAAGAACTGGATTGATACCGTTCAATGGCATTTGGAAGATATTATTAGAGATGAAAATATTAATCCGGTTGAAGCTCTTCAATTAAAGAGAACAATAGACGCTTCTAATCAGCAAAGAACTGATTTAGTGGAATTTATTGACAGCTGGTTTCTTAATAAATTTAAAAATATAACTCCTAAACCGCATGCAAAGATAAATACAGAAACACCCGCTTGGGCTGTAGACAGATTATCAATACTTGCACTAAAGGTTTATCATATGTCACTAGAAGCGAATAGAGAATCTGCTTCTGAAGAGCATCGTTTAAATTGCCAGGCAAAATTAGATGTGCTTCTTATACAGAAAGAAGACCTATCAACTTCTATTAATCAGTTGCTTACTGATATTGAAAACGGTGATGTTAAGATGAAAGTATACAAACAAATGAAAATGTATAACGATGAAAGTCTTAACCCAATCCTTTATCAAAAGGGGCAACAAAAATGA
- a CDS encoding twin-arginine translocase TatA/TatE family subunit, producing METLTILALSWQHILIVAILLVLLFGGKKIPELMRGVGSGIKEFKDAVKEEDKNPTENKNSSTNNPSSN from the coding sequence ATGGAAACATTAACAATACTTGCCTTATCATGGCAACATATCCTTATCGTGGCAATCCTTCTTGTTTTACTTTTCGGAGGTAAAAAAATTCCGGAATTAATGAGAGGTGTGGGATCAGGTATCAAGGAATTTAAAGATGCAGTAAAAGAGGAGGATAAAAATCCGACTGAAAATAAAAACTCTTCGACAAATAACCCATCTAGCAACTAA